The Kryptolebias marmoratus isolate JLee-2015 linkage group LG18, ASM164957v2, whole genome shotgun sequence genome includes a region encoding these proteins:
- the LOC119617954 gene encoding uncharacterized protein LOC119617954: MYLGYLQGVCPVQNTNTPAVYLASYMPQVYLASYTPQVYLASYNPQVYLASYNPQVYLASYNPQVYLASYNPQVYLASYNPQVYLASYNPQVYMASYMPQVYLASYTPQVYMDSYTPQVYLASYMPQVYLASYNPQVYLPTVLLTSYLHGVYLSSGYVYGVLVLCTSTNQNATFCFLCMKSSWFQAPVWTPSGLPHHLRSCLWRSWTGSGKEAGCVCVLFGDLRV, from the exons ATGTACCTGGGGTACTTACAGGGTGTGTGCCCAGTACAAAACACCAACACACCTGCAGTATACTTGGCCAGCTACATGCCTCAGGTATACTTGGCCAGCTACACGCCTCAGGTATACTTGGCCAGCTACAACCCTCAGGTATACTTGGCCAGCTACAACCCTCAG GTATACTTGGCCAGCTACAACCCTCAGGTATACTTGGCCAGCTACAACCCTCAGGTATACTTGGCCAGCTACAACCCTCAGGTATACTTGGCCAGCTACAACCCTCAGGTATACATGGCCAGCTACATGCCTCAGGTATACTTGGCCAGCTACACGCCTCAGGTATACATGGACAGCTACACGCCTCAGGTATACTTGGCCAGCTACATGCCTCAGGTATACTTGGCCAGCTACAACCCTCAGGTATACTTGCCTACGGTATTGTTGACCAGTTACTTGCATGGGGTATACTTGTCCAGTGGCTACGTGTATGGGGTACTTGTATTATGTACTTCTACCAACCAAAATGCGACTTTTTGCTTTCTCTGCATGAAGTCCAGCTGGTTCCAAGCGCCAGTTTGGACTCCATCAGGACTGCCTCATCATCTCAGATCTTGTTTGTGgcgttcatggacaggatctggAAAGGAggcggggtgtgtgtgtgtcttgtttGGGGACCTCAGGGTCTAA